One window of the Microvirga mediterraneensis genome contains the following:
- a CDS encoding peptide ABC transporter permease translates to MIRPIAQAANPSADAAAMLRRLGFALLFFAVPLAALFTRRALVVMAPLAVILLVLASVLEGSARNAWDKLIGLATSPGGIAGFVLLLWAGLSLAWTPFLPQASERLLNIIGMALMGLGGYLAIPERMRSANLYLLPVGVGLAAVIAIGLKLTGGSRFDPEGPSLERGMLMLVLLLWPAIAWLHSRGRNLEALVLALAVAVCSLLTRDGLPLYGLAAGAVVFVITAWNPVFGARLTGFVMAGLLLFAPALPFLLKPLAAGLLGAGSPTALGIEAWRQIVLDEPLRLLTGHGLETALRGRFVGLLPPSAPSTLLFEIWYELGLVGAVAGSVLLYQVVVGAESHRATVAPSIMAAFACAYTLGCLGIGTTQVWWFTALLVLVLIFVAIERGQFRTKRPKAVLRRTN, encoded by the coding sequence ATGATCCGTCCCATCGCCCAAGCGGCCAATCCGTCAGCCGATGCCGCCGCCATGCTGCGGCGCCTCGGCTTCGCGCTCCTGTTCTTCGCCGTTCCCCTGGCGGCCCTGTTCACGCGCCGCGCCCTGGTCGTGATGGCCCCCCTGGCTGTCATCCTCCTCGTCCTCGCCTCGGTGCTCGAAGGAAGCGCCAGAAACGCCTGGGATAAGCTCATTGGCCTTGCCACCTCCCCCGGCGGCATCGCGGGGTTCGTCCTGCTGCTCTGGGCCGGGCTGTCCCTGGCCTGGACCCCCTTCCTGCCGCAGGCGTCCGAGCGGCTTCTCAACATCATCGGCATGGCCCTCATGGGCCTTGGCGGGTATCTCGCCATTCCAGAGCGGATGCGCTCGGCCAACCTCTATCTTCTTCCCGTCGGCGTCGGCCTTGCGGCCGTGATCGCCATCGGGCTGAAACTGACCGGCGGCAGCCGCTTCGATCCGGAAGGCCCGAGCCTGGAGCGCGGCATGCTCATGCTCGTCCTGCTGCTCTGGCCCGCCATCGCATGGCTCCATTCGCGAGGGCGCAACCTGGAGGCTCTCGTCCTTGCGCTCGCCGTGGCCGTCTGCTCCCTCCTCACCCGGGACGGCCTGCCCCTCTACGGTTTGGCCGCAGGCGCCGTCGTCTTCGTCATCACGGCCTGGAACCCGGTTTTCGGCGCCCGCCTGACCGGATTCGTCATGGCGGGGCTGCTGCTGTTCGCGCCGGCCCTGCCCTTCCTCCTGAAGCCCCTGGCGGCAGGCCTCCTCGGCGCCGGCTCGCCGACGGCGCTCGGCATCGAGGCGTGGCGCCAGATCGTCCTCGATGAGCCGCTGCGGCTTCTGACCGGACATGGCCTGGAGACGGCCCTGCGCGGACGCTTCGTCGGATTGCTGCCGCCGAGCGCTCCGTCCACCCTGCTGTTCGAGATCTGGTACGAGCTCGGCCTCGTGGGCGCCGTGGCCGGCAGCGTCCTGCTGTATCAGGTCGTCGTCGGCGCCGAGAGTCATCGCGCCACCGTGGCGCCGAGCATCATGGCCGCCTTCGCCTGTGCCTATACCCTGGGCTGCCTCGGCATCGGCACCACCCAGGTCTGGTGGTTCACGGCGCTCCTGGTCCTGGTCCTCATCTTCGTCGCCATCGAGCGCGGGCAGTTCCGCACGAAGCGCCCCAAGGCCGTTCTGCGCCGCACAAATTAA
- the mmsB gene encoding 3-hydroxyisobutyrate dehydrogenase, which produces MTTIAFIGLGNMGGPMAANLVKAGHSVTGFDLSPASCDQARSDGASIAASTVDAVRDADIVVTMLPAGRHVLSVWADILPSVKEGALLIDCSTVDVESARKAHVMAREQGRDLASLDAPVSGGVGGAKGATLTFMTGGTKEAFDRAEPILSSMGKKVVHCGEAGAGQAAKICNNMILGISMIGVAEAFVLAEKLGLSHQALFDVASTSSGQCWSLTTYCPVPGPVPASPANNGYKPGFAAALMLKDLKLAQEAALASGASTPLGAEAAQLYALFNNAGHEGDDFSGIINFIRGQRD; this is translated from the coding sequence ATGACCACCATCGCGTTCATCGGTCTCGGCAACATGGGCGGCCCCATGGCGGCCAATCTCGTCAAGGCGGGCCACAGCGTCACCGGATTCGACCTGTCGCCCGCCTCCTGCGATCAGGCCCGGAGCGACGGCGCAAGCATCGCCGCTTCGACAGTCGATGCGGTGAGGGATGCGGACATCGTCGTCACCATGCTGCCGGCGGGCCGGCATGTGCTCTCGGTCTGGGCGGACATTCTGCCCTCCGTAAAGGAAGGCGCGCTGCTGATCGACTGCTCCACTGTCGACGTGGAGAGTGCCCGCAAGGCCCACGTGATGGCGCGCGAGCAGGGACGCGATCTGGCGAGCCTCGACGCTCCGGTGTCGGGCGGCGTCGGCGGCGCGAAGGGCGCCACGCTCACCTTCATGACGGGCGGCACGAAAGAGGCTTTCGACCGGGCCGAACCGATCCTGTCCAGCATGGGCAAGAAGGTCGTCCATTGCGGCGAGGCGGGCGCCGGCCAGGCGGCGAAGATCTGCAACAACATGATCCTCGGCATCTCGATGATCGGCGTGGCGGAGGCTTTCGTGCTGGCTGAGAAGCTCGGCCTGTCGCATCAGGCGCTCTTCGACGTCGCCTCCACGTCCTCGGGCCAATGCTGGTCGCTCACCACCTATTGCCCGGTGCCCGGCCCCGTACCGGCCTCCCCGGCCAATAACGGGTACAAGCCGGGCTTCGCCGCGGCCCTGATGCTCAAGGATTTGAAGCTGGCCCAGGAGGCAGCTCTCGCGTCCGGAGCCTCGACCCCTTTGGGCGCGGAGGCGGCGCAGCTCTACGCCCTGTTCAACAATGCCGGGCACGAGGGCGACGATTTCTCGGGGATCATCAACTTCATCCGCGGGCAGAGGGACTGA
- a CDS encoding DUF5367 family protein, with the protein MIVRSLGLGFGLAAVIFALFHVAGPWFFLEGRRPFQLNFTIGGALGLVLGLSAPAILRVPAKAGLRAMTLVAVPGMLIMAAVGSHFAVFFPGLNPALDKVFGSLMLWFYGFALAGALWRARGA; encoded by the coding sequence ATGATCGTACGATCCCTCGGTCTCGGTTTCGGCCTCGCGGCCGTCATCTTCGCGCTGTTCCATGTCGCGGGCCCATGGTTCTTCCTGGAAGGACGCCGACCGTTCCAGCTCAACTTCACGATCGGAGGAGCGCTCGGCCTGGTGCTCGGACTGTCGGCTCCGGCGATCCTGCGCGTTCCGGCGAAAGCCGGGCTGCGCGCCATGACGCTCGTCGCCGTTCCGGGCATGCTGATCATGGCGGCCGTCGGGTCCCATTTCGCCGTATTCTTTCCGGGCTTGAACCCGGCGCTCGACAAGGTCTTCGGTTCACTCATGCTGTGGTTCTACGGCTTTGCCTTGGCCGGGGCACTCTGGAGAGCGCGCGGCGCGTGA
- a CDS encoding isobutyryl-CoA dehydrogenase — translation MTQFSLTEDQIAVRDMALAFAADNLAPHALEWDEKKHFPVDVMREAANLGMAAIYTRDDVGGSGMTRLDAALIFEALATGCPAVSAYLSIHNMATWMIDRYGSEEQRSRYIPRLVTMELIASYCLTEPGSGSDAAALKTRAVRDGDHYIVNGVKQFISGAGTSDIYVTMVRTGEDGPSGISTLVIEKDMKGVSFGAQEKKMGWNAQPTAAVIFEDVRVPVANRLSDEGQGFKIAMSGLDGGRLNIGACSLGGAQAALDKSLAYTNDRKAFGRRIAEFQALQFKLADMATELEAARTFLWRAASALDAKALDATKLCAMAKRMATDVGFQVANDALQLHGGYGYLADYGIEKIVRDLRVHQILEGTNEIMRLIVARDLVGRGNR, via the coding sequence ATGACCCAGTTCTCTCTCACCGAAGACCAAATCGCCGTCCGCGACATGGCGCTTGCCTTCGCGGCGGACAATCTCGCGCCCCATGCCCTCGAATGGGACGAGAAGAAGCATTTTCCCGTGGACGTGATGCGGGAGGCGGCAAACCTCGGCATGGCGGCGATTTATACCCGCGACGATGTGGGCGGATCGGGCATGACGCGGCTCGACGCGGCGCTCATCTTCGAGGCGCTGGCCACCGGCTGCCCGGCCGTCTCGGCCTATCTGTCGATCCACAACATGGCGACCTGGATGATCGACCGCTACGGCTCGGAGGAGCAGCGGAGCCGCTACATCCCGCGCCTCGTCACCATGGAGCTGATCGCGAGCTACTGCCTGACCGAGCCGGGCTCGGGCTCGGACGCGGCGGCGCTCAAGACCAGGGCCGTGCGCGACGGCGATCATTACATCGTCAACGGCGTGAAGCAGTTCATCTCCGGTGCGGGCACCTCGGACATCTACGTGACCATGGTGCGCACCGGCGAGGACGGTCCTTCCGGCATTTCGACGCTGGTGATCGAGAAGGACATGAAAGGCGTGTCCTTCGGCGCGCAGGAGAAGAAGATGGGCTGGAACGCGCAGCCCACCGCCGCCGTGATCTTCGAGGACGTGCGCGTGCCCGTCGCCAACCGGCTCTCCGACGAGGGCCAGGGCTTCAAGATCGCCATGTCGGGCCTCGACGGCGGACGCCTCAATATCGGCGCCTGCTCGCTGGGCGGCGCCCAGGCCGCACTCGACAAGTCGCTTGCCTACACGAACGACCGCAAGGCCTTCGGCCGGCGCATCGCGGAGTTCCAGGCGCTGCAGTTCAAGCTCGCCGACATGGCGACCGAACTCGAAGCGGCCCGCACCTTCCTGTGGCGCGCGGCCTCCGCGCTCGATGCCAAGGCGCTCGACGCCACGAAGCTCTGCGCCATGGCCAAGCGCATGGCCACCGACGTGGGCTTCCAGGTGGCGAACGACGCCCTGCAGCTCCATGGCGGCTACGGCTATCTGGCCGATTACGGCATCGAGAAGATCGTGCGCGACCTGCGCGTGCACCAGATCCTGGAAGGCACCAACGAGATCATGCGGCTCATCGTGGCGCGCGATCTGGTTGGACGCGGCAATCGATGA
- a CDS encoding CoA-acylating methylmalonate-semialdehyde dehydrogenase, with the protein MREVGHFIGGKQVAGKSGRSTEFFQPMTGEVLGRVALASKDELRQAVENAKAAQPAWAATNPQRRARVMMKFLELIAKETDSLADMLAREHGKTVADAKGDIQRGVEVAEFCTGIPHLLKGEFTEGAGPGIDMYSIRQPLGVVAGITPFNFPAMIPLWKLSPAIACGNAFILKPSERDPGVPMRLAEIMMEAGLPAGILNVVNGDKEVVDAILDDPDIKAVGFVGSSPIAQYVYSRAAANGKRAQCFGGAKNHMIIMPDADLDQAADALIGAGYGSAGERCMAVSVAVPVGKATADALMDKLIPRVESLKVGPSTDPSADFGPMVTRAHMEKVRSYVDLGVQEGAKLVVDGRDFKMQGYENGFYMGGCLFDEVTTDMRIYKEEIFGPVLSVVRAKNYDEALRLPSDHEYGNGVAIYTRDGDAARDFASRVNVGMVGINVPIPVPLAYYTFGGWKASGFGDLNQHGPDAVRFYTKTKTVTSRWPSGIKEGAEFSIPTMK; encoded by the coding sequence ATGCGCGAGGTCGGACATTTCATCGGCGGCAAGCAGGTTGCCGGCAAGTCGGGTCGCAGCACCGAATTCTTCCAGCCCATGACCGGCGAGGTCCTCGGCCGGGTGGCGCTGGCCTCCAAGGACGAGCTGCGCCAGGCCGTCGAGAACGCCAAGGCCGCGCAGCCCGCCTGGGCCGCCACGAACCCGCAGCGCCGCGCCCGCGTGATGATGAAGTTCCTCGAACTCATCGCCAAGGAGACCGACAGCCTCGCCGACATGCTCGCCCGCGAGCATGGCAAGACGGTCGCCGACGCGAAGGGCGACATCCAGCGCGGCGTCGAGGTGGCCGAGTTCTGCACGGGCATCCCGCATCTCCTGAAGGGCGAGTTCACGGAAGGCGCCGGCCCCGGCATCGACATGTATTCGATCCGCCAGCCGCTCGGCGTCGTCGCCGGCATTACGCCGTTCAACTTCCCGGCCATGATCCCGCTGTGGAAGCTCTCGCCCGCCATCGCCTGCGGCAACGCCTTCATCCTGAAGCCGTCCGAACGCGATCCCGGCGTGCCGATGCGCCTTGCCGAGATCATGATGGAGGCGGGGCTTCCCGCCGGCATCCTCAACGTGGTCAACGGCGACAAGGAAGTGGTGGACGCGATCCTCGACGATCCGGACATCAAGGCCGTGGGCTTCGTCGGCTCCTCGCCGATCGCCCAATACGTCTATTCCCGCGCCGCGGCGAACGGCAAGCGCGCCCAGTGCTTCGGCGGCGCCAAGAACCACATGATCATCATGCCCGACGCCGATCTCGACCAGGCGGCGGACGCGCTCATCGGCGCCGGCTACGGCTCGGCGGGCGAGCGCTGCATGGCCGTGTCGGTGGCGGTTCCCGTCGGCAAGGCGACGGCCGACGCGCTCATGGACAAGCTGATCCCGCGCGTCGAGAGCCTGAAGGTCGGCCCCTCCACCGATCCGTCGGCCGATTTCGGCCCGATGGTGACCCGGGCCCATATGGAGAAAGTGCGCTCCTACGTCGATCTCGGCGTCCAGGAAGGCGCCAAGCTCGTGGTCGACGGCCGCGACTTCAAGATGCAGGGCTACGAGAACGGCTTCTACATGGGCGGCTGCCTCTTCGACGAGGTGACCACCGACATGCGCATCTACAAGGAAGAGATTTTTGGGCCCGTCCTGTCGGTCGTGCGCGCCAAGAACTACGACGAAGCCCTGCGCCTGCCCTCCGACCACGAATACGGCAACGGCGTCGCGATCTACACCCGCGACGGCGACGCCGCCCGCGACTTCGCCTCCCGGGTGAACGTCGGCATGGTCGGCATCAACGTGCCGATCCCGGTGCCGCTCGCCTACTACACCTTCGGCGGCTGGAAGGCCTCGGGCTTCGGCGACCTCAACCAGCACGGCCCTGATGCGGTAAGGTTCTACACCAAGACCAAGACGGTCACGTCCCGCTGGCCGTCCGGCATCAAGGAAGGCGCCGAATTCTCCATTCCGACGATGAAGTGA
- a CDS encoding LysR family transcriptional regulator, translating into MSAFDWDDLRFFLAVARAGRLTVAARQLEADHTTVSRRISALEAALKAKLFERSPQGYTLTEPGERLLRHAESMETQALAVASELGGADLALSGTVRIGAPDGIGTYFLAPELGALAERHPGLTLQLVALPRTFSLSKREADIAVTLEQPTEGRLVSRKLTDYRLRLYASQDYLDRHGPVTELADLAGKTLVTYVADLLYSPVLDYFSGLEKYTARRFECASVVAQAEAVRAGVGIGILHDYAVRQFPELRVVLPDVSYLRTYWLVTHADVRSLRRVEEVYSFILSRVRANRGLFV; encoded by the coding sequence ATGAGCGCTTTCGATTGGGACGATCTCCGCTTTTTCCTGGCCGTCGCCCGGGCCGGCCGCCTCACCGTGGCCGCGCGGCAGCTGGAGGCCGACCACACCACTGTGTCCCGCCGTATCTCGGCCCTGGAGGCGGCGCTCAAGGCCAAGCTGTTCGAGCGCAGTCCGCAGGGCTACACCCTGACCGAGCCGGGTGAGCGACTCCTGAGACATGCCGAGAGCATGGAGACGCAGGCGCTCGCCGTCGCAAGCGAGCTCGGCGGAGCGGATCTCGCGCTCTCGGGCACCGTGCGAATCGGCGCGCCGGACGGGATCGGCACCTACTTTCTTGCGCCAGAACTCGGGGCGCTGGCCGAGCGGCATCCGGGCCTGACCCTGCAGCTCGTGGCCCTGCCGCGTACCTTCTCGCTCTCCAAGCGCGAGGCCGACATCGCCGTGACCCTGGAGCAGCCGACGGAAGGGCGGCTCGTCTCGCGCAAGCTCACCGATTACCGCCTGAGGCTCTATGCCTCGCAGGATTATCTCGACCGCCACGGGCCGGTGACGGAACTGGCCGATCTCGCAGGCAAGACCCTCGTCACCTATGTGGCGGATCTGCTCTACAGCCCGGTGCTCGATTATTTCTCGGGCCTTGAGAAATATACCGCCCGCCGCTTCGAATGCGCCAGCGTGGTGGCCCAGGCCGAGGCTGTCCGCGCGGGCGTCGGCATCGGCATCCTGCACGATTACGCCGTGCGCCAGTTTCCGGAGCTGCGGGTGGTGCTGCCCGACGTGTCGTATCTCCGCACCTACTGGCTCGTCACCCATGCGGATGTGCGCTCCTTACGCCGGGTGGAGGAGGTTTATTCCTTCATCCTGAGCCGGGTGAGAGCCAACCGGGGGCTTTTCGTGTGA
- the tal gene encoding transaldolase, translating into MPSKLDQLRAMTVVVADTGDLDAVRRLKPQDCTTNPTLLLKAVETPAYGHIIEEALAWGRSQGGSREDVVAAICDRLAVAFGAELAKIVPGRVSTEVDADLSFDTEATVAKARAIIKAYGERGIGREKILIKIASTWEGIRAAEILQKEGIDCNLTLLFSQAQAQACAEAGVFLISPFVGRILDWHVKAGGGPYTGETDPGVLSVRKIYASYKAQGIKTVVMGASFRNIGEIEALAGCDRLTISPALLDELASAEGDLPRKLSAENVEKVQPLPRMDEKSFRFALNEDAMATEKLAEGIRSFVKDLRSLRTLVAQRLDEAKAA; encoded by the coding sequence ATGCCCTCCAAGCTCGACCAATTGCGCGCCATGACGGTCGTCGTCGCCGATACCGGCGACCTCGACGCGGTGCGCCGCCTGAAGCCCCAGGACTGCACCACCAACCCGACCCTGCTTCTGAAGGCGGTCGAGACCCCCGCCTACGGCCATATCATCGAGGAGGCCCTGGCCTGGGGCCGGTCCCAGGGCGGATCGCGCGAGGACGTGGTCGCGGCCATCTGCGATCGGCTGGCGGTGGCCTTCGGCGCCGAGCTTGCGAAGATCGTGCCCGGCCGGGTTTCCACGGAAGTAGACGCCGACCTCTCTTTCGATACCGAGGCGACGGTCGCCAAGGCCAGGGCCATCATCAAGGCTTACGGGGAGCGCGGCATCGGGCGCGAGAAGATCCTGATCAAGATCGCCTCCACCTGGGAGGGCATCCGCGCCGCCGAGATTCTCCAGAAGGAAGGCATCGACTGCAACCTCACGCTCCTGTTCTCCCAGGCCCAGGCCCAGGCCTGCGCCGAAGCGGGCGTGTTCCTGATCTCGCCCTTCGTCGGCCGCATCCTCGACTGGCACGTGAAGGCGGGCGGCGGTCCCTACACGGGAGAGACCGATCCCGGCGTGCTGTCGGTGCGCAAGATCTATGCTTCGTACAAGGCGCAGGGGATCAAGACCGTGGTGATGGGCGCGTCCTTCCGCAACATCGGCGAGATCGAGGCTCTTGCCGGCTGCGACCGCCTCACCATCTCGCCCGCGCTCCTCGACGAGCTGGCGAGCGCTGAGGGCGACCTGCCGCGCAAGCTCTCGGCCGAGAACGTGGAAAAGGTCCAGCCCCTGCCGCGCATGGACGAGAAGAGTTTCCGCTTCGCGCTGAACGAGGACGCGATGGCAACCGAAAAGCTCGCCGAGGGCATCCGCTCCTTCGTGAAGGACCTGCGCAGCCTGCGCACGCTCGTGGCGCAGCGGCTCGACGAGGCGAAGGCGGCCTGA
- a CDS encoding YjhX family toxin yields MNVSRNGQRVLHVLAQGGLIRHYKDENGRISEIECLTREGWLMSLCTMDLFKMLRQKRLIASSNGGPYRITREGLQAVRSRPDNR; encoded by the coding sequence GTGAACGTTTCACGCAATGGCCAGCGCGTGCTGCACGTGCTCGCTCAAGGCGGCCTCATTCGACATTACAAAGACGAGAACGGCCGCATTTCCGAAATCGAATGCCTCACCCGCGAAGGGTGGCTCATGTCGCTCTGCACGATGGATCTCTTCAAGATGCTGCGCCAGAAAAGGCTTATCGCATCATCGAACGGAGGTCCTTACCGCATCACGCGGGAGGGATTGCAGGCGGTGAGAAGTCGGCCGGACAATCGCTGA
- a CDS encoding thiamine pyrophosphate-binding protein, translating into MTASSRTGGQILVDQLLTHGVDHIFCVPGESYLAALDALHDAKIDVTVCRQEGGAAMMAEAYGKLTGRPGICFVTRGPGATNASPGIHIAKQDSTPMILFVGQIERGMREREAFQELDYRAAFGPLAKWATEVDDPARFPEIISRAFHVATSGRPGPVVIALPEDVLTEMAQVADAPRYQIVETHPGLTQMAELQKLLHGAKKPIALLGGSRWSEVAVQRFVRFAERFELPVACTFRRQMLFPADHASYIGDLGLGVNPKLLARIKEADLVLLVGGRLSEIPSQAYTLLDIPAPQQTLIHIHPDPSEIGRVYSPHLAINASPVAFTAALEGVHPPASLPWGESTKTAHADYLAWSDPSAIRTAGGLQMGEVMAHLRKVMPSDTIFCNGAGNFATWVHRFWPFREYGTQLAPTSGSMGYGVPAGVGAKRIRPDSPVVVFAGDGDFLMNGQEFATAVQYDLPILVILLDNGMYGTIRMHQEREYPGRVSATMLKNPDFAAYAKAFGGYGERVTMTEEFAPALQRALTSGKPAILHCIIDPEVITPTMSLTQIREKALASRG; encoded by the coding sequence ATGACAGCGTCCTCCCGCACCGGCGGCCAGATCCTTGTCGATCAGCTTCTTACCCATGGGGTCGATCACATCTTCTGCGTTCCGGGCGAGAGTTATCTCGCGGCGCTGGATGCGCTGCATGACGCAAAGATCGACGTGACGGTCTGTCGCCAGGAAGGCGGCGCCGCCATGATGGCGGAAGCCTACGGCAAGCTCACGGGCCGTCCCGGCATCTGCTTCGTCACCCGCGGCCCGGGCGCCACGAACGCCTCGCCGGGCATCCACATCGCCAAGCAGGATTCGACCCCGATGATCCTGTTCGTCGGCCAGATCGAGCGCGGCATGCGCGAGCGCGAGGCGTTCCAGGAACTCGATTACCGCGCCGCCTTCGGCCCGCTCGCCAAATGGGCCACGGAGGTGGACGATCCGGCGCGCTTCCCCGAGATCATCTCCCGCGCCTTCCACGTCGCCACCTCGGGCCGTCCCGGTCCGGTCGTGATCGCGCTGCCGGAGGACGTGCTCACCGAGATGGCGCAGGTCGCCGACGCGCCGCGCTACCAGATCGTCGAGACGCATCCGGGCCTGACGCAGATGGCCGAGCTGCAGAAGCTGCTGCACGGCGCGAAGAAGCCCATTGCGCTCCTCGGCGGCAGCCGCTGGTCCGAGGTCGCGGTGCAGCGCTTCGTGCGCTTCGCCGAGCGCTTCGAACTGCCGGTCGCCTGCACGTTCCGCCGCCAGATGCTGTTTCCCGCCGATCACGCCTCATACATCGGCGACCTCGGCCTCGGGGTGAACCCGAAGCTGCTCGCGCGCATCAAGGAAGCCGACCTCGTCCTGCTCGTCGGCGGGCGCCTCTCCGAGATTCCGAGCCAAGCCTACACACTCCTCGACATTCCGGCGCCGCAGCAGACGCTCATACACATCCATCCCGATCCGAGCGAGATCGGCCGGGTCTATTCCCCGCATCTCGCCATCAACGCTTCGCCGGTCGCCTTCACGGCGGCCCTGGAAGGCGTGCATCCCCCGGCCTCGCTTCCCTGGGGCGAGAGCACGAAGACCGCGCATGCGGATTATCTGGCCTGGAGCGATCCGAGCGCCATCCGCACCGCCGGCGGCCTGCAGATGGGCGAGGTGATGGCACACCTGCGCAAGGTGATGCCCTCCGACACGATCTTCTGCAACGGCGCGGGCAACTTCGCCACCTGGGTCCACCGCTTCTGGCCCTTCCGCGAATACGGCACGCAGCTGGCACCGACCTCGGGCTCCATGGGCTACGGCGTGCCTGCCGGTGTCGGCGCCAAGCGCATCCGGCCCGACAGTCCCGTGGTGGTGTTCGCCGGCGACGGCGACTTCCTCATGAACGGCCAGGAATTCGCCACCGCCGTGCAGTATGATCTGCCGATCCTGGTGATCCTGCTCGACAACGGCATGTACGGTACGATCCGCATGCACCAGGAGCGCGAGTATCCCGGACGCGTCTCGGCCACGATGCTGAAGAACCCTGACTTCGCCGCCTACGCGAAGGCATTCGGCGGCTATGGCGAGCGCGTGACCATGACGGAGGAATTCGCCCCCGCCCTGCAACGGGCGCTGACCTCCGGCAAGCCGGCGATCCTGCACTGCATCATCGACCCGGAAGTCATTACGCCGACCATGTCGCTGACACAGATCCGCGAGAAGGCACTGGCAAGCCGCGGCTGA
- the amaB gene encoding L-piperidine-6-carboxylate dehydrogenase, which produces MTASLKPVSSAPASVADEARAILARLGVPESAFASGGRPALSPITGEVIAHVRETTPEEAKAAIGRADAAFKAWRKVPAPKRGEFIRLLGEELRTAKDDLGRLVTLEAGKIVSEGLGEVQEMIDICDFAVGLSRQLYGLTIATERADHRMMETWHPLGVCGVISAFNFPVAVWSWNAALALVCGDSVVWKPSEKTLLTALATHAIVERAAKRFGGVPEGLCEVLLGGREIGEILVEDHRVPVLSATGSTAMGRQVGPKLAERFARAILELGGNNAAIVAPSADLDLALRGIAFAAMGTAGQRCTTLRRLFVHESVYDQLVPRLVKVYGSVKIGDPRAEGTLVGPLIDKAAFDNMERALDEARAAGGKVHGGGRYTDVANEGVYARPALVEMPSQTGPVMRETFAPILYVMRYSDFDDVIALHNAVGAGLSSSIFTLNLREAEAFVSVAGSDCGIANVNIGPSGAEIGGAFGGEKETGGGRESGSDAWKAYMRRATNTINYGSTLPLAQGVKFDVDA; this is translated from the coding sequence ATGACCGCGAGCCTGAAACCTGTATCCTCCGCGCCCGCTTCCGTTGCGGATGAGGCCCGCGCCATTCTCGCGCGCCTCGGCGTGCCGGAGAGCGCCTTCGCGTCCGGCGGCCGCCCGGCCCTGTCGCCGATCACCGGCGAGGTGATCGCCCATGTGCGCGAGACGACACCCGAGGAGGCCAAGGCCGCCATCGGCCGCGCCGACGCCGCCTTCAAGGCTTGGCGCAAGGTCCCGGCGCCCAAGCGCGGCGAGTTCATCCGCCTGCTCGGCGAGGAGCTGCGCACCGCCAAGGACGACCTCGGTCGCCTCGTGACGCTGGAAGCCGGCAAGATCGTCTCGGAAGGCCTCGGCGAAGTGCAGGAGATGATCGACATCTGCGATTTCGCCGTCGGCCTGTCGCGTCAGCTCTACGGCCTGACCATCGCGACCGAGCGCGCCGATCACCGCATGATGGAGACCTGGCATCCGCTCGGTGTCTGCGGCGTCATCTCGGCCTTCAACTTCCCCGTGGCCGTGTGGTCCTGGAACGCGGCCCTCGCCCTCGTGTGCGGCGACAGCGTGGTGTGGAAGCCCTCCGAGAAGACCCTGCTGACCGCCCTTGCCACGCACGCCATCGTCGAGCGCGCCGCCAAGCGTTTCGGCGGCGTGCCGGAAGGCCTCTGCGAAGTGCTGCTCGGCGGCCGCGAGATCGGCGAGATCCTCGTCGAGGACCACCGCGTCCCGGTGCTCTCCGCCACCGGCTCCACGGCCATGGGCCGCCAGGTCGGCCCGAAGCTCGCCGAGCGGTTCGCCCGCGCGATCCTGGAGCTCGGTGGCAACAACGCCGCCATCGTGGCTCCCTCGGCCGACCTCGACCTGGCGCTGCGCGGCATCGCCTTCGCGGCCATGGGCACGGCGGGTCAGCGCTGCACCACCCTGCGCCGCCTCTTCGTGCATGAGAGCGTCTACGACCAGCTCGTTCCGCGCCTCGTGAAGGTCTATGGCAGCGTGAAGATCGGCGACCCGCGCGCCGAGGGCACGCTCGTCGGCCCGCTGATCGACAAGGCGGCTTTCGACAACATGGAGCGCGCCCTCGACGAGGCCCGCGCAGCCGGCGGCAAGGTGCATGGCGGCGGACGCTACACGGACGTGGCCAATGAGGGCGTCTATGCCCGCCCGGCCCTTGTCGAGATGCCGAGCCAGACCGGCCCGGTGATGCGCGAAACCTTCGCGCCGATCCTCTACGTGATGCGCTATTCGGATTTCGATGACGTGATCGCGCTGCACAACGCGGTCGGCGCCGGCCTCTCCTCCTCGATCTTCACCCTCAACCTGCGCGAGGCCGAGGCCTTCGTCTCAGTTGCGGGTTCCGATTGCGGCATCGCGAACGTCAATATCGGCCCTTCGGGCGCCGAGATCGGCGGCGCCTTCGGCGGCGAGAAGGAAACCGGCGGCGGACGCGAGTCGGGTTCCGATGCCTGGAAGGCCTATATGCGCCGCGCCACCAACACGATCAATTACGGCTCGACCCTCCCGCTCGCCCAGGGCGTGAAGTTCGACGTGGACGCCTGA